The Solanum dulcamara chromosome 6, daSolDulc1.2, whole genome shotgun sequence genome contains the following window.
AAGGTGATACAAGGCTACATGTACACACATTTTTTGGGATCGATAATGACATAGTCTGAGGGACATATATGTAAGGTCTGTTGGGCCAAAATGGACCATACATACAATGGGATTTGGTCGTGACAGGGTCGGCAAAGCCTTGTcccacaaaaaaatttaaaatttccctgCCCTTGCTCTTCTTGgcatttttctctattttcaaCAGACTGCTAAACCTGTCCAAGACTATAGAACATCAAAAATCAAATTGTGGAACTTCATAGCTCAAGATAGTGTCAAAGAGTCAAACTTCGATACCTAAATTCATTCATCCAAAGACTAGTCACTGGCTAGAGGGCGACCGACCTACCGGACCGGAGGCGACCATCTCTAAAAGATATGCCTCAATCTGTGGCAGATCAACTATAGGGGGAATGTGTTGGGAGACGACCTCCCGCCGCGTAGGAGAAAGAGAAGGACGAAAACGGAGATATTTATTTATGAGATCGGAGCAACTATAACCGAATTGATTAATTGAggcaaaaataaatacaaaatccaTCTCAAGAAGACCCTTAGGATAATTGAATTTGATAAGGGATATTAGGGAAGAATAAGCTTACTACCTAAGCATATTGCAGTCACACAGCTCTATTCACATACCTCAGTAGGACTATTTTTAGAACTTCGACGCAGTCTCTAAAAGAATTTAACCCCGCGAGGTAACTTGACTCTTAATCTTTTCCACTTGCTCTTAGCCAAGGATGGATGCAAGCTGAGCACATGCTCTGGCATGAAATCATGCCTTGTAATTATCCCCACAACAGGTATCCTCTGCAAACAAGAGAACCACAATTTCTTGATTCAGTTCAAGAAGAGGAAGAACCAGTTAACAGGAAAATAAATGGAAAACATGTTTGACAAATGTGTTTGGTTACAACAAGCAACGGGCATATAATCAACATGGTGGATGAGATAGAGAGagcaaaataaaatttaacagTTAGGGAACAGTTCATACTTAATCCCATCAGTGGACGGGACGGTTGATTGGTCGATGCAACCAGGAAGAAATTGTAAAATTAAACAAGACAACGGGAActcaaaaatcataaataatgcTGACTCGGAAGAATTTAGGTATTGATTATTGAACCTATTCGGTTACCTGTAAAAAATAATGGACAGTTTATTTCACATCAAATATCTAAAAACAACGAGGTTTGGgtgaaagaattcatgaatgaATGATGTAAGCAATTAGCGAGGTCATAAACTAATGCACTGAAGCATGCATGCAGGAAGCTGGGTAATCTATCCTTCAGGTTATGCTAATGTATCTGTTATCGACTGTTTGAATCACTTTGAGGGATAGATACATCTTCTGAGTAGATCATTGAAAAAGAATCTGAAACAGAAAAGATGAGGAAACAGTTCTTACCCCAGAAACCTTGGGTATTACCAGCAGGTGCCTTAAACCAACTTCTCGGAAGAGCATCAGAGCCTTAGCCAAGGACACAGTCTCTACAACAGTGTAAGGTGAAGTGTTACAGAAAGGATGCAGATCTATAAACATATCCATCTCTTCATTTGTCAGCTGTATATCTTCCACTCTGTCTCCATGGTCTAATCCTTTCTTTGCAAAATCATCAGCTGAAAACTGCTTAAAGGCATCATCATATCCAGCAGGTACAGGATTTTGTAGAAATGCTTTCTTCTTTAGCAATGTAACAAGATGTGCGCGGAGTACCAAACCAAATAGAACTGGTGCTACAGAAAGCGGGGGTTCATCCACCACTGGAAAGCCATTATGCCCGGTGGTTTTGAGGACATGAACTACGTTACCAACTTTCTCAATGCCGTTAAAGAGCTGGAGTGGACCTGTGACCACATCACTCACTGCCAGTTGTCTCAAGTAAGGTTCAGCATGACCTTCCAAGTAAGGAAAACCCTTCGCCCTCATTATAAGGTCATATATATTCCCATTAAATGCATCAGCTACAGTTTTGGAGATAAGAAGAACTAGCATCATAAGAGGTAGCAAGAGGAGATCATTAGTCAATTCTAGGATAATAACGCATAAGGAAACTGTCATTCTCATAGAACCCCCAAGAAGGGAAGCTGAACCTAAAACAGCAAATAGGCCATGGTTAAGAGTTGAGTGCGAACCAAACATCATCCCAATAAATCGACCATAAGCCGCACCTGTCACAATGACAGGCACAAAGAGACCTGCTGGTGCGACTATCCCATAACTAAAGATGCTCAGGAAAAAACAGGTGATAAAGAAAAGTAGCATTGAGAGAGGGTGAAACTCGGTATCAGTGTTCTTGCTGAAAAGGTTCTTGATTGCATCATCATTCGTGTTGAAAAATAAACTGGCAAGGTCATTGTAGTGACCTGGAGGACACTGAAACTTCTTATAGTTACCATTCCGTCCAATTGTGGGGCAAGGCTCTAATGTATCTGAAGGGCAAGGGCGGCAAGGTGCCAACCATGGTAATCCAAAAAGAAGACAAGATGTGAAAATGGAGACTGTAAGAGCCAGAACTATTTTGTAAGCAGCTCTTCtcctaaaaagaaaaagaaaaaggagccacataaaattttcaactttatcatgtcttgaaaagaaaaggaatgtATGAAAATCTGAAAGCCAAAGTGAGATCATACTCGTTAATTCGGTTATAAATCTGCAGAACCGTATCCTGTAAAAAGTTGTACAAACTTCCCCATACGCCTCCAATAATTGCTAGAAAAAGAACGGGAGGCACATCCCAGATCTGATATGCGACATTAGCTGACGTGACATCAAACATAATGAGACCTCCTTTACCAAAGAGTCCACATTTTCCACTCAAGCAAACATCAATCAAAGCACGAAGGACAATCGCAACCACAGCCGTAGTGAAAAAGGCTCTCCACAATAGAGCACTTCTCCACCTGCATCACAAAGGAAGTTCTTACCATGTCAAAACAAAAGGGAAAACTACAGCATCCTTTTTAATCACACCAAACATCAAATTCCATATTTTGGTATCCATCACATGACTAATTCCATGGGATACCTGCCACCTCCCACCAACAATAGGTACTAGATAAACTTTATCCATCAAGACTAGGACAAATGGGAAGAATCACATAGCGTTTGTTTTTGTCTCCGCTAAGTTTTGAACCTAAGACCTCAAGGTTCTCAACCATTTCATTGACCACCAGGTCACACCTTTGGATGCACATCAATCTATTATTTTGTATGTGCAATATATAACAGATGAGAGACCCGATAAGGGaactttcaaattgtttaatctACAAAAGCTGACTTGACATAGCCCGTATCCCATGGGAAAACTTTACTCACTTAAGTCCACTGATAACTACTTATGAATAAGTGTTCCCTTGATAGACCATTTCTTTACCATCTAGACACCCATTAAGACTCAACTTTACTGGAAGTTCATGTCCAGCAAAATCAGCTCACGCAAACATTTCCTCAATTATGTTGAACAAAATACCATTTGAGAAAATCAAAAGCAAGTTTGGACCATCCGCATTGCCTAATCGTCTTCCAGAGATCATTGTTAGTGTCTCCACTTGGGAGCTGAATGTAAAACCATCACAACTTAAAGTCAAAATACATTAACTTACAGTATGAATCACTTCAACAATATGCTTTGGTCTTGGATTTAAGGTAACACTTGCTAACAAAATATCTAAATCCACATAAGATGAAAAACAAATTAAGCATATTCAAGTACCGGAAGCAACCTTCACGTTCATTTCCAAAGGAAGCTTCAAAAACAAATTCTAAAGTCCTCTAAAAATGTAAAATACAAGACCAAAAGGAGGATATTGACTTGATCATGCAAAAGTAGGCGACAGAAAATTCCCATCTCAAAAGTACATCCAAAAAAAAGATCTATGAAAAGAAAGCATATAGAATAGCAAAGGAGAAAGACCTTGTGGAGCCTCAAACATTTTACAGTGGCAATGTTATGACAGTATTAACCAAATCTTTGTATCATGTAAAGAAACCATAACAACAAGTTCAATTACCCTTAATGACAGATGATAACTGCTAAATGAGCCCTCAAATATAGTTAAAAGTTGATGAAATTGAACCCCAACACGGTACTTATGCTTTTCACTAGCTAATTATTTACTAGTCTATGTTACATCAATGATGTTGTAGAAAATAATTGGCACTATAATACCCTTTTTTTATAACAGTAGTGTCAGAACGCACACCTCGAATAATTCCCCAAGGTACCTGCTACCTCCCACTAGCACAAGTACCCAAAAAACTCTGTCCACCGAGGCTTGGACAGACGGAAAAAAGTCAACTAGTGTTTTTGCCTCTATTGGGTTTCTAAAGTCACTTCATTTACCACTAGGCCAACAagcttatttttctcaaatttataGTGGTAAACAAACTGATTTTGTCTCATTGCAAAATCCTACTGCCGCAATGACTTctcaaagtaaaataaaaatactacaaGCTACACTTCTTTCCTAGTAGAAGATCCAAATTTGAATCAATTGAATAAATGTCaaagaaattaataaaataatagaaaatattagTTCTTAAAAGATAATCAACACAGATTTGGTAATCAACCTTGGCTAATATCAGGTAATATACATTTGTGTCGAGTAAAATATAAGCATGTCCTAATTTCACTATAAGACCATTTTTTATCACAGAGGAACTGAATGCAGTGTGTTGGATGTTGAGATGTACTTCCGAGTCTAACATTACAAGGGAAAAATAATTAGATATTCAGATAAACCAAATTATTCTAAATTATAATAACTAAAGCTTCTCTCTCTCATAATTGTCAATCATCAACAGTCAACAAATAGGCTATTTTGCAAGACCAAATCCTTTCCCAAGGAGCCAACCTGACAATTCAGAAGTCCATGCACCACATCTTTTGTTGGACTACAATAACTGCTTTAGATATATAATACTTTAGATACAAATTATAACTTACAAGAGAAAGTGCAAGGCCACCAATTATAAGGCAATCTAAAAAGTCTCAATTTCAAAATCAATGTTGTGCATAATATACAGGCATACTAGGAGGGGTAGGATTAGGAATGAAGTTATACAGGACAAGGTGGAAGCGGATTCCTTGGCGGACAAGATAAGGAAAGCGAGATTGAggtggtttggacatgtgaagaggaggtgCACAAAAGAACCAGTAAcaaggtgtgagaggttggctaaGAACCAGTAagaaggtgtgagaggttagcTATAGCAAGTTTtaggagaggtagaggtaggcctAGGAAGTAATGGGGAAaagtgattagacaggatagCTCACACCTTCAACCTATTGAGGACATGCTCCTAGATAGGAAGGAATGGAGGTCGAGGAGTAGGGTAGAAATGTAGTAGGTAGCTGAGTGTTGTAGTACTTTTACGTGGGAGAAGCAGAGGTCTAGTCTCTTCGTCTCATCTTCTCCTAAATTAGTAATCTTATGGATTCACATAGTatcttattttctatttttaatacTACAtgttactccctccgtcccattttatgtggcaccctttcctttttagtccgtcccaaaaagaatgtcatTTTACTACACTTAaaaacaatttaactataaaatttcatttttcccttaatgaaatgatttacaaCTGCACAAACATCCAAGGATTGTTCTaaaccacaaatttcaaaagtcttcttcattttcttaaaCACCGTGCCACGTCAAACGgtgccacataaaatgggacGGGAGTACTTCATTTGCTTTGTTTATCTTGCCATTTTTACGGTCATTATTTCCTTTCTATTTTGCTCTGATTACACTTTTTTGGAGCCGATGATCTATCGGAAATAACAAAGGTAAGGGTgaggtctgcgtacatcttaCACCCTCCTCAGACCCAACTTGTGGAAATACaataggtatgttgttgttattgttgttattgagtTGTGCATAATATCAACCATCTAAAAGAGAAAGAATATCTACTATCATCTTACTAACACGGATATAGCGATAAGGGCTATTATCTCCCAAAAGCCTGTTTGTTTACTAAAGAATCAGCCTAAAGCATGTTCATTTGTTTTAGATATACCAAGATGCCATTTCTTCAAGAGCAAACAACAGACCACCAACAGGAGCTCGGAAAGCAGCAGCCATCCCAGCAGCTGATCCACATGTTACAAGATCTCGTCGATCTCTATCGTTTTTAAAATACTTCAGCCATTTCCAAGTTAATCCATACTTCTGTGACCCGCCTTGACCCATTAGTGCTGCAATGCAAGCACCAGTATGCACCATGGGGCCTGCTTTTCCGATTACTAGAGATCCTGATACTGCAGAAATGCTGCCAACAATCTGTTCATTAAAGTTTCAAGTAAGGCTCTTTCTCTAACATGTTGCACTAGGGTTTCGAAACAGAGAAATAGAGGAAAGACAGACAGAAAATATGATGCAACGACAACAACATACCAGTGTATTCCCACAAATGGGGCCTGGGAAGGGTAGAGTGTAACGCTCACCTTACCTCTACCTAAGGAGGTAGAGAGGCATAGCTCGAAAATTCTTTTATCAACTATTCACAGACGTGAGATAAGATTATCATTAACACTATGGAAGATTCAAATATCCATGCACAAACTGTAGATAAGCCCGTGGTTAAATTGAAAAGAAAGTATCTTATATAAGAAACAAATAGTTAAATGATTGACTTTGCAGATTTAAAAGCTCATAAGTCATGGCTTTACCACAACCCCAGGTAGAACAGCTGCCGAATGGTTATGAACAGTTTAACACAACACTGTCAGCTGCAGTTTAAGTCTGTTATGGACAATGAATGGACACGATTTCTAGCAGGAGACAACCTTCAGAAGTTAGTTGAAACTAAAGTTAGAAGAACAAAATGTTTTTACATGGAGTAAAGAATAAGCATGTCAGAGGTTGGAAATTCAAGCTGCTTCCAAGCATTCTCCAGTGAACATTTATGGAGCACTAGCAGGGGCGGACCTACATGCAGcctagggggttcatccgaacccccttcgtcgaAAAATTACACCGTATGTAtagaatcaatttgttgatttatgagtatatatttaataatgaaCCCCCTGAACACAAGCCAAAGACTTGGTCCAGCGGTAAAGGGGTTCACGAAATTGCAAATTCTGGAGCTAAGTCTGCGGGTTCAAGCCCGGGTagcaacattttttttttcatattttagtttcagccaattttaatttttatttgcttaATAAATGAAACGTCCAACCCCAATATTGTAATATTAAActatattatatgtgtttaattattttacattAATATTTTAGAGCACAACATAAAATGAATTACACTTTACaataaatttttttctatttttataaaattaagtaaaagttataactttttttgagttttcatatttaaaattttaaaaaaaattctctcatactcattttaagtcaaacatttaatttttatttgattaaggaataatatgattataagtaagattaaataaataggattgGATTTTGGAAATATTCTCTTATCCTTCTACTACAGATTAGTGACCACaacttaagaaaaaatatgcCTTTAACGTACAAATCAAGAATTAAGAAAATCCTCATTATTAAactttcatttaattatttctcttattttaatatatttttttggatagtaTAATCTTTTGTGTTCCTTATttagtttcaaaaattgaataatgtATTTATACAACAATGACGGCGACAGAacccataattaaaattttaaaaatacattttctcatattgattttaatattatgtcaaacgcgtactttctctattttattgttagtgttgagctaaagttgaattttatctAGTTGCTTATATTTGATCCGACCCGTTCATATATGACCCGATCCGATCTGCTTATTTGTGGATACTATTAGCgtgtttacttatttttttgaaccccctcgATGAAAATCCTGGTTCCGCCACTGAGCACTAGGATGAGGAGGAAAAAATGTATGCATCACTAGGGCTGAGCATGAACAGGATGCTCTTTCAATAACAAACAGGTCTAGCTTTACCTGATACCAGCATCAAAAATAGCATAAAAGCCTAGTTTTTTTAGGGATCTCTAGATTTTTCACGTTATAAAGAAGGTGCTCTGTGTCCAAACCAGTTGATCTACTATCTGAACCTCGTTAGAACTTCAAGCTTATCCAAAATCACTTAAGAGcgttcaacaacaacatacccaatgtagtcccacaaagtggggtctggagaaggtagagtgtatgcaaaccttacccctacttcagaggtagagaggctgtcACTTAAGAGCATTCACGAAAATATTATTTCCATAAATCAGAATCTGTCTCGCCGTATAAAATGAAAACAAAAGTAAtgcccccaccccaccccaccaaaaaagaaaaagatatccTCTATGAGCACACTTATGTAGTACGAGAGGCAATCACATTAATTGATCAACACGTGACTACATAAtccataattcatgcaatcgtTCCAAAGCACATAATCCACCAC
Protein-coding sequences here:
- the LOC129891427 gene encoding putative chloride channel-like protein CLC-g; this encodes MSVLISPALPNGSSAPAPATDEESLTHPLLNSLSRSASNNTSQVAIVGSSVSPIESLDYEIMENDYFKQDWRRGEKIQILQYVSMKWMMCFFIGLLVGLVGFCNNLAVENIAGMKFVVTSDMMLARRYTSAFLVFASSNFGLTLFASLITAFIAPEAAGSGIPEVKAYLNGVDAPAIFSLRTLFVKIVGSISAVSGSLVIGKAGPMVHTGACIAALMGQGGSQKYGLTWKWLKYFKNDRDRRDLVTCGSAAGMAAAFRAPVGGLLFALEEMASWWRSALLWRAFFTTAVVAIVLRALIDVCLSGKCGLFGKGGLIMFDVTSANVAYQIWDVPPVLFLAIIGGVWGSLYNFLQDTVLQIYNRINERRAAYKIVLALTVSIFTSCLLFGLPWLAPCRPCPSDTLEPCPTIGRNGNYKKFQCPPGHYNDLASLFFNTNDDAIKNLFSKNTDTEFHPLSMLLFFITCFFLSIFSYGIVAPAGLFVPVIVTGAAYGRFIGMMFGSHSTLNHGLFAVLGSASLLGGSMRMTVSLCVIILELTNDLLLLPLMMLVLLISKTVADAFNGNIYDLIMRAKGFPYLEGHAEPYLRQLAVSDVVTGPLQLFNGIEKVGNVVHVLKTTGHNGFPVVDEPPLSVAPVLFGLVLRAHLVTLLKKKAFLQNPVPAGYDDAFKQFSADDFAKKGLDHGDRVEDIQLTNEEMDMFIDLHPFCNTSPYTVVETVSLAKALMLFREVGLRHLLVIPKVSGRIPVVGIITRHDFMPEHVLSLHPSLAKSKWKRLRVKLPRGVKFF